CACCGAGGTCAAGGCCGATCGGGCTCGACATGCGTGCCAGTTCCTGATCGGACAGTCCTTCCTCGCGTAACCGTTCGAGCCGGTCGTCGTGAGTTCTGCGCGAACCCATGGCACCGATGTAGGCGACCGACGGCAATCGGAGCGCGACCGACAGCACAGGCACATCGAACTTCGGGTCGTGTGTGAGCACGGCGATCACCGTCTGCTCATCGACGGCTCCGGACTCTGCCTGGTCTGTGAGGTAGCGATGCGGCCAGTCGACGACCACTTCGTCCGCGTCGGGGAACCTGGTGGACGTGGCGAAGACCGGGCGTGCGTCGCAGACCGTCACCCGGTAGCCCAGGAAGCTGCCCATCCGCGCGACCGCTGCGGCGAAGTCGATGGCGCCGAAGACCAGCATGCGCGGCTTCGGGGCGAAGGACTGCACGAAGACGCGCATTCCTTCGCCCCGACGTTGGCCGTCCGGACCGTAGACGAGGGTGTCGGAACGTCCCCCGGCCAGCATGCCGAGGGCATCGTCCACGACCGCTGAGTCGGCCCGGTCCGAGCCGAGGGTGCCTGTGTGAAAGGCAGATCCGTCGTCGGTCGGGCGCAGGATGAGGCGTCGCCCGACGCGATCGGGATCGTCGTGTTCGACGATCGTCGCGATGGCGACCGGGCGCTGTGCTTCGACGTGGTCCGCGACCTCTGCCAGTTCGGGGAAGGAGGCGGGGGAGAGCCGTTCGACGAAAACGTCGAGGATTCCCCCGCAGGTCAGTCCCGCAGCGAACGCGTCGTCGTCACTGACCCCGTACCGCTGCAGCACCGGCGTTCCCGACCCGAGTACTTCGCGGCTGAGTTCGTAGAGCGCGCCCTCCACGCAACCACCCGACACAGAGCCGGTGACCTGGCCGTCAGACGCGACGAGCATCGTGGCACCGGCCGGTCTGGGAGCGGACTGCCACGTTGCGACCACCGTTGCGACAGCAACCGATTCACCTGCGGTCCAGCGCCGCAACAATTCGGGCAGGATGTCACGCACGGTCGAACTCCTGGGGTGTGTCGACGGGTGTGTCGACGTCCCGGCCGGTCGCCAGGTGGCCGCACTCGACCAGGTTGTGCGGGGTGGACACGAAGACCGCGCGTGCACCCTGATCACCGGTGGCCACGTCGGCGGCTGCCGCCCAGTGGGTCCGTCCGATGATGACGGGATGGCCCGGAACGCCGTCATAGGTGGCCCGGACAAGCACATCGCGTGGGTCTGTCGCGGCCGCGGTCAGCACCCGAGCGACGACGCGGGCGTCGACGTCCGGCAGATCGACGAGCGTGATCAGGGCAGCGTCGACATCTCGGGTCGAGCACGCGTCCAGGCCTGTACGCAGCGACGCGCCCATGCCTTCCTGCCAGTGCTGAGCCACCACTACATCCACCTCGGGTATCAGCGCGGCTGCCTCGTCCGCTCCGGCACCAAGGACCGCGACCACGTCGTCGCAGCCACCTGCTCGAACCGCATCCACCGTGCGCTGCAGCCACGACCCGTCGGCGTCGTGGACCAGAGCCTTCGGCATTCCCATCCGTTCGCCACGACCGGCGGCCAGCACGATCGCAGCTATCACCACGGTGGCCTGTGGCGCGACCTCAACTGGTCGCCTCGATGAGCGAAGCCGGAGTGAAAGGCGTGTCCCGCAGGCGGATTCCGGTTGCGTTGAAGATCGCGTTGCCGATCGCGGCGGGTGTGCCGACCATCGCCATCTCACCGATGCCCTTCGAACCCTTGGCACCGAACCATTTGTCGTACTCGGGCAGGAACTCGACCTCAAGCTCGCCGATGTCTGCATGTGCCGCGATGTGGTAGCTCGCCAGGTCGTGATTCATCACCTTGCCGAAACGCGGATCGTGGTACGACTCCTCGAACAATGCCGCGGAGAGCGCCATCGTCATGCCACCCACCATCTGGCTGCGTGCGGTCAGCGGATTGATGATCGTGCCGGCTCCGTACACACCCAGCAGCCGGCGCACCCGTACCTCCGAGGTGACGGAACTGACGGCCACCTCGGCGAACTGGGCGCCGAACGCGTGCCGGGAGTACTTGCTCGCGCCCCGGGGTGGCCGTCCCTGGGCGCGGGCGGAGGCACCGTCCGGCGGGTTGTCGCCGTGTTTGCGACGCAGCTTCTCGCAGGCGGCGACGATGGCGTTGCCCCACTCGTAGGTGCCTTGGCTGCCGCCGGCCATGATCGCCATCGGGGTGCCGGTGCGACCGATGTCGGTCTCCACCTGTTCGACGGGTACGTCGAGGGCATCTGCCGCAATCTGGCGCAGCACCGTGTGTGCGCCGGTGCCGATGTCCGACGCCTGCATCTGCACCACGTACTTGCCGCCGGTGTAGGTGATCCGGGCGAAGAGGCTCGCCACGTGCTGGTTCGGGAAGCAGGTCGACGCCACCCCGAGACCGATCAGCCACTCACCCTCGCGCAGAGTGCCCGGTTCCTGGCGGCGTTCCCAGTCGAAAAGTTCCGACCCGCGCTTGAGTGCGGGGACCAATGCTCTTGTGCTCCAGGGCTTCTCGGTCTCCGGGTCCACGTCCGGTTCGTTCCGTAGCCGTAGTTCGATCGGGTCGATGCCCAACTGGTGGGCCAGTTCGTCCATCGCGCTCTCGAGAGCGAACATGCCGTTGAAGTCGCCCGGCGCGCGCATCCACGTCTCCGGCGGCAGGTCGAGCATCACCGCGCGGTGCTCGGTCCGACGATTGGGTGTCGCGTACATCATCCGGGTGGCGAAGCACGACTGGTCCACGTTGCGCTTCAGGCGGGACGCCGCCTGGGTGCTGATGTGTTCGATCGCGGTGAGCCGTCCGTTGCGGTCGGCGCCGAGGCGGATGCGCTGGCTGGCTTCGGGGCGGTGGCCGACGCTCTGGAACATCTGCTGGCGGGTGAGCGCAAGCTTCACCGGGCGCGGGCTGATCACTTTCGCGGCCATCGCGGCGAGGGCGATGTGCGGGTGCGGGAACGCCTTGCCGCCGAACCCGCCGCCGACGTACGGCGAGATGACCTCGAGCTGATTCGGCAGCAGGCCCAGCAACGGCGGCAGCAGGGTGCGGTGGATGATCGGGCCCTGGTTGGTGTCGAACAGAGTCAGGCGAGTGGCTCGCGGGTCGAAGCCATCGACGTCGTGCCAGACGGCGATCACCGCGTGCGGCTCCATCTGGGCATGGAAGTGCGTGGGGTTCGCATACTCCTGATCGATCCGGTGGACGGCTTCGCGCCACCCTTCGTCCAGGTCACCCTTGCTCTCCGTGCCGCGCTTCATCAGGACGATGCGCGGGCTCTCAGCCTCCGGGTCGTGCGGGTCGAACTCGACCTTCGCCCGCTCCTCCTCGCAGATGACCTCCACCAACTCGGCCGCCGCGCGGGCTGCCTCGGGAGTCTCGGCGATGACGCCACCGACGATCTGTCCCCGATGGGCGATCTGGGGTCCCTGCAGGATCCACAGCGCCGGGTCGGACTTCACCGCGAGCCGAGGAGAGTCCTCGTGGGTGAGGATGTGCAGTACCCCGGGGACGGCTCGCGCCGCTTCTGTTTCGATGCGGACGATCTTGCCCTTCGTGATCGGTGCGGGCACCGGCCACAGGTAACAAGGATTCTCGACGTCATGCTCGTACGCATACGGCGCGGTGCCGGTGACCTTCAACGGTCCGTCGACCCGTCGTACCGGGGTGCCGACGCTCTTCTCGCCTCCGGCGGGTGCTTCGTTCGTCCGCTCCGGAGTCTCGGTCTCGTCCGGACGGGTCTGCGGGCGGACCGGTGCGTCGGTGCTCATCGAGATGCTCATCGGTTTGCTCCTTCGACCAGTTCCTGCAACACCGCGACGACAGTGCGCTGGAGCATCGGAATCTTGTAGGCGTTCTCCGAACCGACTTGTGCAGCAGCGAGTTCGGCGTCGATGGCCGCCTCGAACGCCTCAGCGGTCGCCGGCCCATCACGCAGCTGATCCTCTGCGGTGCGCGCTCGGTGGGGCTTGTGGGCGACGCCTCCGAGTGCGAGACGCACATCGTTCACCTGACCGCCGGAGACGTCGATCGCGGCGGCGACGGAGACCAGCGCGAAGGCGTACGACGCCCGGTCGCGCACCTTGCGGTAATGAGAGCGAACTGCCCAAGGCAGCGGCGGGATCTCGATGCCGGTGATGAGTTCTGCCGGAACGAGGTTGGTGTCGTGAGAGGGGTCGTCGCCGGGTAGCCGGTGGAAATCGGCGAACGGGATCTTGCGGTCGCCGTCCGAGCCTGTCACGTGCACGACTGCATCGAGGGCGGCGAGGGGGAGACACAGGTCGGAAGGGTGCACCGCGACGCACTGGTCGGACTGACCGATGATCGCGTTGTACTTGCCGAATCCGTCGATCGCCGAGCAGCCCGCACCGGGTTCGCGCTTGTTGCACGGGGTGGTGGTGTCCTGGAAGTACACGCAACGTGTGCGCTGCAGCAGATTGCCGGCGGTCGAAGCCATCGCACGGATCTGGCCGGAAGCACCCGCGAGAAGAGCCTCGCTCACGAATGGATAACGCTGCCGCACAAGTGGATCCGCTGCAAGGTCGGCATTGGGAACGTTCGCGCCGATGCGCAGGCCGCCGTCTGCGGTTTCCTCGACACCGCCGAGGTCGAGGCGGCTGATGTCGACGATGCGATCCGGACGCTTGATGCCGAGCCGTAGGTGGTCGACGAGGTTCGTGCCGCCTGCGAGGTACGCCGTGTCACCGACGCCGCTCATCGAGAGTGCATCGGAAACCGTTGCGGCCCGGACGTACTCGAACTCCTTCATGCCTGACCCCGTTCCTTCGCGACGTCCGTGATGGCCTCACGGATGTGGCAGTAAGCACCGCAGCGGCACAGGTTGCCGCTCATCCGCTCGGCGATCTCTTCGGGAGTCAGCCGTACCTGGCCGAGGTCGCTTACATCCTTCGTGACATGGGACGGCATCCCCGCCTCGGCTTCGGCGAACATGCCTGCAGCAGAACAGATCTGACCCGGCGTGCAATACCCGCACTGCAGGGCGTCCCGATCGACGAAGGCCGCCTGCAGGTCGCCGAGGTTGTCGGCGGTGCCGAGGCCGGCGGCCGTGGTGACGTCCGCACCGTCGTAGGACGCGGCAAGGGTCAGGCAGCTGACGATGCGGCGTCCATCGACCAGGACAGTGCAGGCGCCGCACTGGCCGTGGTCGCACCCCTTCTTCACCGAAGTGATGGCGAGCCGGTCGCGCAGTGCGTCCAGCACACTCACGCGCGGGTCGAGCTCGAGTTCGTGGTCCTGACCGTCGACGGTGAGTCGGACGGAGACGTGCTGTGCAGACGGCATCGGCGCACCTTCCAGGCAGGGGAGATTGTCACGGTAATCCTGTGCGGATACCGCAGGGGCGTACCGAAAGGGTGGGATCGGCACGGCGTCATATGCAGTCGAGCGTCGATCACCCGTCCGCGTCCCTTGGCGACTCTTGTTCGTCCGTGGCGGGCACGGCCCCGTCGAGCACCTGATCCAGTGATTCGGCTGCTTCGATGGCGATCTGACCGCGCTCGTAGTCGTCGTCATTGTTGTAGGTGAGCACTCCGACGACGGTGTCCTCGGCGTCGGCGTACCAGACGGTGTAGGCGCCCGCGGATTCGACGACCTCGACACGCTCGTGCCCGTCGCCCCACGCTGCGTACTTCAGGGTGTGGTCACCGATCGTGCTCCAGAATCCAGGCACATCGCGCCATTGCTGCTGATCGTCGTCGTCCGATGCCGCATTGCGTCCGGCGAGCTCACCCATCGCCAGGGCGTCACCCCAGTGTTCGACCGGGACCGGGCGGGCCGCGATCGCATGGTGGGCGCGTGCGACGTCGCCGGCCGCCCAGACGTCCGGCGCCACCTGCAGGTGGTCATCGGCAACGATGCGGCCTTCGTGCAGTTGCAGGCCCGAGTCGGCGAACTGTTCCCCGCCCGGTGCTACGCCGACGGCCGCGAGCACCAGGTCGGGAGAGAGGGTGTGTCCGTCGTCCAGGTGGACGGTCGACGGCGCGGCCACCTTGGTCACCTGAACGCCCGTACGCAGTTCGACACCGAGCCCGGTGAGCCATTCGTGGATACGGCTGGCCGCGAACTCGCCGAGCCGGTCGATCTGTGGTGCCTGCTCCGGCGTCACGAGCGTGGTGTCGACCCCGCGAATTGCGAGCGAGGCTGCTGCCTCGCAACCGATGAAACCGGAACCGATGACGACGGCCGACCTCGCCCGTTGTGCCGACGCGACCAGGCGCTCGGCGTCGTCGAACGACCGCAGGACCAGAACCTCGGCGTCAGAGTCGGTGTCGGGGAGCGGGATCGGTTGAGCTCCGACGGCGACGATGAGTCGTTCGAACGCGATCGCTTCATCGCCGGCACGGATGCTGTGGGCCGTGAGGTCGATGGAGCTCACGGTCGTCCCGAGTTTGATCTCCACCTGGTCGGGAAGGTCACTTCCCTCGATCGGGGTGGCCTCGACATCGCTTCGGCCGGCGAGCACATCCTTCGTCAAGGGCGGGCGCTGGTACGGAGGCAGTCGATCGGCTGAGACCAGCAGGACGCGGCCTGTTCCTCCCGACTCGACGTAGGACGTAGCGGCGCTCGTCCCGGCGGGCCCGCTACCGATGATCACCAAGTCGTAGCTCTTCATCCACCGACGGTATCCAGACCTCACTGCTCGCCGACTCATTCCGGTGCGGCAGATTCGCCGCCGTGGCCGCGGTGCGGGACGTGGACTCCGTGCGGCACCTCGGCGAGTTGAGTCAGGAGGCCACTGCCAGTCGCAGCGCAAAGTGCGCAGTGCCCTGGCAATCGCGAGATCGCGCGATGCCTTGGTGGGGGAGATGCGGCGCGCCAGCGCGATCTGGTCGGCGATGCCGCGTCCACGTTGCCTGGACCTCACGCCTTGCTGGCACTGCTCTTCTCGCTGCGACCGGTCGAAGTCGGCCATGACGCGGGCCCGGGCTGCGGCCAGTGCGGAATCGAGTGACTCGATCTTCTCGAGTTGCGTAATCTTGTCGAAATCGTCTGGGGCAGAACGTAGTTCACGGATCTGATCGATGATCAGATCGATGTCGACCGCCGGCTTCTGCTGCATATAGGCAGCCAACCACCCAGCACCGACGACGTCCGCGACCTGATGCTCGCAGTAGCGCTGGAGCACGACGGCTTCGTTGTGTTCGGTGTCCTTCGCTCCGTCGAGCAGCGGGACCGTCGAGTGCTGGCTCAGAGGTTGCGTCCGGGGCGTCGTCGAGTTCAGCGCGATACCTGTGGGCGAACTCGGTGACTTCGCAGGGTGACGGTCGAACCACTTGCGCAACTGGGTGCACGGAGAGACCTCCTTGCACCAGTCATCGAGCGGCCCGCTTACTCACCCCGCGTGGCCACAGGCGGTCGACCAGGACGCGAGTCAGGACGGGTCGACGGTCTTGACCATCACACAATTCTTCAGACCCTTGGGTCTGTCGTAGTCGAACCCGAGCCGCTCATACAGGCGCCGGGTGCCGTTGTAGAGGAATGACGACGACATCTTCTTGGTCTGATCCGTGAGGTCGTGCGGATAGCTCTCCACGCGTCCGCCCCCGGCCTGGGCTATGAGGTCGAGTGCGCCGCTGATCGCCAGTTCGGTGACACCGCGGCGCCGGTGTCGCTTGTCGACGAAGACGCAGGTGATGCGGTAATCGGGATCGGCTGCTTTCGTAGCGTGGTACTGCTTGCCGTGGTGCAGGGTCGGCAGTTCTTCCGGGGTGCCGTACTCGGCCCACGCAACCGCCTCGTCGCCGTCCATCACCAGTGCGGCGTGCGCGACTCCGTCGTCGACCAATCGCTTCTTGATAGCCTGGTTGCCTTCCGCGGTTTCGCCGCGTCCTTCGCAGTTCGGATGCCCGTCGTGGAACCACGTGCACCAGCAACCCCCGAAGATACCGTTGTGCCGCTGCACGAGTGCTTCGAACGCAGGCCACGTCTGCGGCGTAAGGGAGGCGATCGTGTACGTGGGTTCGGTGCTCACCATTCCCTCAGTCCGTGCTCGTGGGCTTGGCCGCGACGCACAGGACACCGCGGTTTCCGTCCTGATCGGCGATCACCGTGAGTGCGGGGTGGTCGCTGTCGTCGACGACCGTCCCGCCGGCGGCGACGACGGCGGCGATCCGTTCTTCGGCTACTTCGGCGGCGATGTAGACCTCGATGTGGAAGCGTTGACCCGAGGCGTTGTCGTCGGCGAGGTCGTCGAACCACAGGTTCGGGACACGTCCAAGGGCGTCCCGAACCTCGTCGCTGGGGGAGCCGAGGCCTTGGGCATTCGGGTCGCCGGTCAGCAACGCCGCCCAAACGGGTGCGATCTTGGCAGAATCCGTTGTGTCCAACCCGAGTTCGAGCACACTGACCGATGCGGGATCGGGGGAGAGGTGCTGGTCGGAGGCGAGTTCGGTGATGCGGCGGGCGAGGTCGACGTCCTGTTGTGTCACCCACTCGACGACGTGTTCGGTGCCGTCGTCGTCGCGGTAGATCGCGTCGCTGGAAGTCAGTCTGAGGTCGACGTAACCCCTGCAGATCGAGACCTGCGGATGATGACCGAACTCATCACCTACGTCGCCCAGCGCAGCTACGAACCGGGCAGCGGCACCGAAGTCGTCGACGGCGTAGCGGGCGTGCAACCCCTGCGCGAGCTTTCGCCAATCGGTCAGGTCGGCCTCGGCGATCTGGTCCCCAGTCAGCATGTCCATGTCTGGACGCTACTCAACATCGATGGGCCGGTACAGGGTTCGGGAACCGGGGTGAGAGCAAGGGGAGGTCCCAACTCAGTGCTGGGCGGCGGGGGAGCGACCCAAGACGGTGGAGGTGTCGGGCACAGCGCCCGACTTCGTCGACGTGGAGGCCAGAGCGATCACGTCGCCGGTCGTGCTGCCGTCGGCGGCCGGCTGCGTTCGCTTCCAGCGTGAGTCGATCGGTGCTCCACCAGATGATGGCGGGACTCACGGAGGTCGAACCCCAGGACGTGGCGCGCGGTGGAGGACGCGCTCGGACAGTTCGACCTGAGTTGGGTCACTTTGATGGATTCGAGGGGTTTGAATCGCTGTGACCTGCGGGGATGCCGACGATTAGTGTGTCGCTAAGGCACTAATTCGATGGTGAGGGTCGCGCGGTGGTGTGGATTCGGCGGGTGCGGACGGCCTCGGGAGCGACCGCGGTGCAGATCGCTGAGTCGGTCAACGGTCGGCGTCGGATCGTGCGTCATGTCGGGTCCGCCAGGAACGAGGCCGACCTCGGGTTGCTGATGGAGCAGGCGCGGGCTCTGCTCGCCGATGACCGGCAGGGGGTGCTGGACCTCGGGATCACGCCGGTGGCCGCGAAGGCGGTGATGGTGCCCGCGGCGCGGCCGTCGGGGCTGTTCATGGACCCCGAGCCATCGTCGGCAGTGTCGGCAGTGCCAGCGGTGTCAGCGGCTCGGCCGATGGTGTCGAGGTCACGGGTGCTCAAGACGTCCTCGGGGCTGCTGTACGGGGCCCTGGCCGGGGTGTACACGGACCTGGGTTTCGATGTCGTGGCCGATGACATCTTCCGGGACTTGGTGATCGCTCGGGTCGTGGAGCCGACGAGCCTGCTCGATGTGGACCGGGTCCTGGCCGAGTTGGGGCGGCGAGCGGTGAGTCTGTCGACGCGGAAGCGGACGTTGCGGCGGGCGCATCAGGGCTCGTACCGCGACCAGGTCGCGGTGGCCTGTTTCGAGCACGCCTGCACCAGCGGTGATGTGTCGTTGGTGTTGTACGACGTCACCACGCTCTACTTCGAGGCGGAGAAGGAGGACGGCCTGCGTAAGGTCGGGTATTCCAAGGAGCGGCGGGTCGACCCGCAGATCGTGGTCGGGTTGCTGGTCGACCGGGAAGGGTTCCCGCTGGAGATCGGCTGCTTCGAAGGCAACAAGGCCGAGACGGCCACGATCATCCCGATCGTCAAGCAGTTCCAGGAACGCCACAACATCGCGGACATGGTCGTGGTCGCCGACGCGGGGATGCTGTCCACGTCCAACCTCACAGCCCTCGACGAGGCGAACTTGCGGTTCATCGTGGGCTCCCGGGTGACCAAGGCACCCAAGGATCTGGAGTCTCATTTCCGGTGGCACGGTGACGCGTTCACCGACGGGCAGCTCATCGATACCCTCACCCCACGGACCGGGCACACGGTCGAGAACGACCCGAACCTCAAGGCGGAACCGGTGTGGGATCGGGAGCAGCATCCCGGGTCGTGGCGGGCAGTGTGGGCGTACTCCGCGAAACGCGCCGCCCGGGACAGCACCACCTTGACCCTGCAGGAGAACCGCGCCAAGGCCGTCGTCGCCGGTGAAAAGGCCGCGCGGACACCACGATTCGTCAAAACCACCAACGGTTCACGCACGCTGGATGAGGCGTCACTGGCGAGGGCACGCCGGCTGGTCGGGCTCAAGGGGTACGTCACCAACATCCCGGCCGAACTGATGCCCGCGAGCGAAGTGATCGCCAGCTACCACGACCTGTGGCACGTCGAGCAATCATTCCGGATGTCCAAGACCGACCTGCGCGCCCGGCCCATGTTCGCCCGCACCCGCGACGCGATCGAGGCCCACCTCACCATCGTGTTCACCGCCCTCGCCGTCAGCCGCGAAGTACAAGCCCGGACCGGGCTGTCCCTGCGCCGTGTCCTGCGCGCCCTCAAACCACTGCGCTCAGCCACCATCGAAATCAACGGCGTCGTCACGACCATCCCACCCGCACTGAACAGCGACGAAGCCGAGATCATCGAGGCGCTGGAACGCCCGCCCTCAAGGCACTAAGCGTTTGACCCAACTCAGGTTCGAAGGTCCGGACGGTTTCATCGGCCCGTGCGAGATGTTGGTGGGTGCAGGAACGGTTCATTCAGCCCAAGGACTGCGTGCTCGGTGGGAGGGTGGCGTCACTCATCCGAGGTCCATCAATTTTTCTACCTCATGTAGGTGTCTGGAAACCTTAACACATGCTTCTTCTAAGCCCTTTTGCGACGCACTTTTCTCTACCTCCGACAGCAACGCTAGAGTGAGGGGCAAATTTCGGCGTAATAGATCCGAGTTCCTGGGGACTAGCCCTGCCAAGAAGGACAGAATCTCCTCGACATTCATGGCCTCGACTTCGTGATGATCTGAAGGGTAGGTGCCCCTGGGGTCATAGCCAAATGGCTCCAGCGAGAGGTATGCCAGATCCAGCTCCCGGCCGGCCTCGCGCCTCTTCGAATATCGGCGCAGGAAATTAATCACCAGAAGGTCGACCACCTTCCGTGGTGTCGTTTACCGCCTGGGGATCCCCGAAAATGATTACCGGGAGACGACTTGAGGCGGCGTTGTGCGCGCTCCGCTGAGCGTAGATAGTTGGATCGGGATCCGTATTTCCAGCCATGCTTGTCGTAGTGATACGCGAAGCTTGATCCTGGATTCCCAAGCGTACCGCTGTTGAAGGCGCGGTCTATCCTCTGGTGATGACGCCCATAGTGAGTATGCGGAGTAGGGGAGCGGGTCGGTTCCAGTGCGCGAAATGGCATGCTGGATAGGTCTTGTTCTCCCTTGGTGCTCATGGTGTGACGTCCTGGTTCTTGAGGTAGGCGATCGCCCGGTCCACGTCGGCGCGGGCGGACTTCAGGCTCTGTCCACGGATCCGTCTAGCAATGCGTTGTGACTGAGGTGGTCCGTGGCCTTGGCACAGGATCTTGGACGGCTTTACGAAGTTTACTGGACAGGCTGCGTATCAAGATCATGCGTATTTGCCTTGATTGCGGACGTTCGACTCGCAGGCAGTTGAGCGGGTCTCCATCCACCGCACGCTTGCTACCACACAGCCCTCGTCTCAGCGAGATGTTGTGGATTCGTGGTGCCTGTCAGGACAACGCCGTCGGGCCCAACTACCGAACGGCTGAAGGCGAGGCTTCCACCCATGTCCTTCAGGTGGCGTCCGCTGGCAAATGGTCCTCACTTCTCCAGGGCGTGCTCGACGATGGGCCACCAGTGCCGTTGGTGCAATGCATCGCGTGCGGCCTCAACGGTGTACCAAGTGCCCTCGACCACTGGAGTGGCGCTGTTGGTCACTCTGAACACGGGCACGTTGGCGTGCGGGACCGGATGGGGATACGTCTCGTCTGCCGTCGGAACGACGTTCCGAACGAATCCAACGCATTGCACAGGCGCTTGGGCATCCCCGACGATCTGGGCTGCCAGTTCCTGCACGCCGTCCTCGCCGCTTCGTCGTTGATCTGAGTGACCGAGGAACAGCGTCGGCAGGTCGTCTCCCTTTGGCGCGGCGATCGTGAAGAACTGCTCGCCTTCGGGAGATCGTCGCGTTAGTAGCAGCCGGACGATGACGGCCGGGACGAACCCAGAGCAGTCATCGCCTGCCCACACCTGAGCGGTACTGCCGACGGGCAGCCACGCCGCTCCGCGAGCCTCGGCTATCAACTGCTCCGATGAGTCATTCATGAGTAGATCGTCACACGCTGCCGGGATGAAGACCTGCGAGCGTCGGCACGGATGTTCGTGAGAACCTTGCGCTTACTCGCCGACGCCCAGAGTCTGGCCTCGGCTACGAGTAGGTGGGAAAACTACCGCCCCGGCACGAACGACAAGCACGTACGTTCGGCTGCCCTGCTGGCGTGGAGGAAGGCGACTTGGTGGCTGTAGCCCAGTGCGTCGGCGACGAGTGATGGTGGGCATTCGAGAACGAGTTCGCCGATCGCGCGATTGCGGGCTCCGCGGAGATTGATTCCGAGGTTTCGGAGTCGGACCATCACGGTGTTGGGGTGCAGGTGCTTTCCGGCGGTATATCCGGGGAAGAGCCAGGGGCTGTCCGGACCGGTGGAGGTTCGCAGGCCGCCTCTCCATAGCTGTTTGTGCAGGTCAGCGGCGTGTCGCGACGTAGCGACGGGCGACCAGGGATCGACTCAACGGCTCGCTGCCAACATCGAACCGCCGCCTCTCCATAGCTGTTTCTGCAGGTCAGCGACCTGCCTGAGCTCGCACGGGGTAGAGGTGGATGGTCGACGGATGATTCATCCGACTTTACAT
This is a stretch of genomic DNA from Yimella lutea. It encodes these proteins:
- a CDS encoding xanthine dehydrogenase family protein molybdopterin-binding subunit — translated: MSISMSTDAPVRPQTRPDETETPERTNEAPAGGEKSVGTPVRRVDGPLKVTGTAPYAYEHDVENPCYLWPVPAPITKGKIVRIETEAARAVPGVLHILTHEDSPRLAVKSDPALWILQGPQIAHRGQIVGGVIAETPEAARAAAELVEVICEEERAKVEFDPHDPEAESPRIVLMKRGTESKGDLDEGWREAVHRIDQEYANPTHFHAQMEPHAVIAVWHDVDGFDPRATRLTLFDTNQGPIIHRTLLPPLLGLLPNQLEVISPYVGGGFGGKAFPHPHIALAAMAAKVISPRPVKLALTRQQMFQSVGHRPEASQRIRLGADRNGRLTAIEHISTQAASRLKRNVDQSCFATRMMYATPNRRTEHRAVMLDLPPETWMRAPGDFNGMFALESAMDELAHQLGIDPIELRLRNEPDVDPETEKPWSTRALVPALKRGSELFDWERRQEPGTLREGEWLIGLGVASTCFPNQHVASLFARITYTGGKYVVQMQASDIGTGAHTVLRQIAADALDVPVEQVETDIGRTGTPMAIMAGGSQGTYEWGNAIVAACEKLRRKHGDNPPDGASARAQGRPPRGASKYSRHAFGAQFAEVAVSSVTSEVRVRRLLGVYGAGTIINPLTARSQMVGGMTMALSAALFEESYHDPRFGKVMNHDLASYHIAAHADIGELEVEFLPEYDKWFGAKGSKGIGEMAMVGTPAAIGNAIFNATGIRLRDTPFTPASLIEATS
- a CDS encoding XdhC family protein — its product is MRDILPELLRRWTAGESVAVATVVATWQSAPRPAGATMLVASDGQVTGSVSGGCVEGALYELSREVLGSGTPVLQRYGVSDDDAFAAGLTCGGILDVFVERLSPASFPELAEVADHVEAQRPVAIATIVEHDDPDRVGRRLILRPTDDGSAFHTGTLGSDRADSAVVDDALGMLAGGRSDTLVYGPDGQRRGEGMRVFVQSFAPKPRMLVFGAIDFAAAVARMGSFLGYRVTVCDARPVFATSTRFPDADEVVVDWPHRYLTDQAESGAVDEQTVIAVLTHDPKFDVPVLSVALRLPSVAYIGAMGSRRTHDDRLERLREEGLSDQELARMSSPIGLDLGARTPEETAVSIAAEIISLRWGGDGGRLSERGGPIHHDRH
- a CDS encoding FAD binding domain-containing protein, encoding MKEFEYVRAATVSDALSMSGVGDTAYLAGGTNLVDHLRLGIKRPDRIVDISRLDLGGVEETADGGLRIGANVPNADLAADPLVRQRYPFVSEALLAGASGQIRAMASTAGNLLQRTRCVYFQDTTTPCNKREPGAGCSAIDGFGKYNAIIGQSDQCVAVHPSDLCLPLAALDAVVHVTGSDGDRKIPFADFHRLPGDDPSHDTNLVPAELITGIEIPPLPWAVRSHYRKVRDRASYAFALVSVAAAIDVSGGQVNDVRLALGGVAHKPHRARTAEDQLRDGPATAEAFEAAIDAELAAAQVGSENAYKIPMLQRTVVAVLQELVEGANR
- a CDS encoding 2Fe-2S iron-sulfur cluster-binding protein produces the protein MPSAQHVSVRLTVDGQDHELELDPRVSVLDALRDRLAITSVKKGCDHGQCGACTVLVDGRRIVSCLTLAASYDGADVTTAAGLGTADNLGDLQAAFVDRDALQCGYCTPGQICSAAGMFAEAEAGMPSHVTKDVSDLGQVRLTPEEIAERMSGNLCRCGAYCHIREAITDVAKERGQA
- a CDS encoding NAD(P)/FAD-dependent oxidoreductase: MRKWFDRHPAKSPSSPTGIALNSTTPRTQPLSQHSTVPLLDGAKDTEHNEAVVLQRYCEHQVADVVGAGWLAAYMQQKPAVDIDLIIDQIRELRSAPDDFDKITQLEKIESLDSALAAARARVMADFDRSQREEQCQQGVRSRQRGRGIADQIALARRISPTKASRDLAIARALRTLRCDWQWPPDSTRRGAARSPRPAPRPRRRICRTGMSRRAVRSGYRRWMKSYDLVIIGSGPAGTSAATSYVESGGTGRVLLVSADRLPPYQRPPLTKDVLAGRSDVEATPIEGSDLPDQVEIKLGTTVSSIDLTAHSIRAGDEAIAFERLIVAVGAQPIPLPDTDSDAEVLVLRSFDDAERLVASAQRARSAVVIGSGFIGCEAAASLAIRGVDTTLVTPEQAPQIDRLGEFAASRIHEWLTGLGVELRTGVQVTKVAAPSTVHLDDGHTLSPDLVLAAVGVAPGGEQFADSGLQLHEGRIVADDHLQVAPDVWAAGDVARAHHAIAARPVPVEHWGDALAMGELAGRNAASDDDDQQQWRDVPGFWSTIGDHTLKYAAWGDGHERVEVVESAGAYTVWYADAEDTVVGVLTYNNDDDYERGQIAIEAAESLDQVLDGAVPATDEQESPRDADG
- a CDS encoding nucleotidyltransferase family protein, translating into MIAAIVLAAGRGERMGMPKALVHDADGSWLQRTVDAVRAGGCDDVVAVLGAGADEAAALIPEVDVVVAQHWQEGMGASLRTGLDACSTRDVDAALITLVDLPDVDARVVARVLTAAATDPRDVLVRATYDGVPGHPVIIGRTHWAAAADVATGDQGARAVFVSTPHNLVECGHLATGRDVDTPVDTPQEFDRA
- a CDS encoding GNAT family N-acetyltransferase, yielding MSTEPTYTIASLTPQTWPAFEALVQRHNGIFGGCWCTWFHDGHPNCEGRGETAEGNQAIKKRLVDDGVAHAALVMDGDEAVAWAEYGTPEELPTLHHGKQYHATKAADPDYRITCVFVDKRHRRRGVTELAISGALDLIAQAGGGRVESYPHDLTDQTKKMSSSFLYNGTRRLYERLGFDYDRPKGLKNCVMVKTVDPS